Genomic segment of Kibdelosporangium phytohabitans:
ACTTCGCGGGCGATCTCGGTGTCGACGGGTTCCGGTTCGACCTGACCAGTGTGCTGGGACGGCCGCACGGCGGGTCGTTCGACCCGAACGCGCCGTTGCTGACCGCGATCGCCGCGGACCCGCTGCTGTCGCGGTGCAAGCTGATCGCCGAACCGTGGGACGCCACCGGCGAGGGGTACCGCGTCGGCGGGTTCGGTCCGCAGTGGACGGAGTGGAACGGCCGGTACCGCGACACCGTCAGGGATTTCTGGCGTGGCGCGGTCGGGGTGCGTGACCTGGCCTACCGGTTGTCGGGCTCGTCGGACCTGTACGCGCTCAACCGCAGGCGGCCGTGGGCGTCGATCAACTTCATCACCGCGCACGACGGGTTCACGTTGCGCGACATGGTGTCGTACAACAACAAGCACAACGAGGCCAACGGCGAGGAAGGCCGGGACGGCACGGACGACAACCGTTCGTGGAACTGCGGTGCCGAAGGCGAGACCGACGACAAGGAGATCCGCGCGTTGCGTGCCCGCCAGGCGCGCAACCTGGTCGCGACGCTGCTGCTGTCCACCGGCACGCCGATGCTGGTCGCGGGTGACGAGCGCTGGCGCACCCAGGGCGGCAACAACAACGCGTACTGCCTTGACGACGAGACCTCGTGGGTCAGCTGGGCGCGCGGCGACGACGAACTGGACATGAACGCCTTCGTCCGGCACGCGATCAGCCTGCGGGTGAACGCGCCCGCGCTGCGCCAGCCGCACTTCTTCGACGGCAGGCCGACCCGGTCCGGTGAGCCCGACCTGGTCTGGTTCCGGCCGGACGGCTGCCCGATGTCGGACGAGAACTGGTTCGACGACGGTGCCCGCTCGCTGGGCATGTGGATCGACGGCTCGGAGTCGCTGTCGCGGACGAGGGACGGCGAGCTGGTCTCCGACGACTCGTGGCTGCTCGTCCTGCACGCCGGCGGTGAGGCGATGGAGTTCACCCTGCCGTCGGCCAGCTACGGCGACGATTTCGAGCCCGTGCTGGACACCGGCTCGCCGGACGGCAAACCGGCCGAGCCGGAGCCGCTCGAACCGGGCGCGAAGATCACCGTGCCCGCGCGGTCACTACTACTACTGCGTGCTCGGCGCTGAGTCCGTCCAGCAGGTGAGAGAGCTTTTCTGCCGTCGTCGAACCGTGGCAACATGCGCTTATGACCCGGTCGTTGCTCACATGGCGCGACCGCACAGTTGATCTCCAGAAGCTCAACTTGTGCGGGTGTACCGCCACGCGGTACGGGTCGCTCTGACGCTTTCCCTCCGTGCCGCGTGTCGCTGCTCCCACACCCGACACTCGTTGCCTGGAGAGCCGAGTCATGACCGCGTCCGTCACAGACCTCGAGTTGCACACCCAGATCACCGACCCGCTGCTGCCGGACCTGCTGCACCCGGAGCGGATGCTGTGGACGCCCCGCGAGCTGTGCGACCTGACCTCGACGGTCGCGTCGGAGCTGACGACGTCGCTGCTCGGCATCCTCGACTACGTCCCCGAGCAGCGCTGGTGGGCGCGGCTGGCGCTGACCGAAGGCGTGGAGCTGTGGTTGCTGTCGTGGCTGCCCGGCCAGCAGACTGAACCCCATGACCACGGTGGCGCGGCGGGATCCTTCACTGTGCTGACCGGTGAGCTGGCCGAGTTCTACCGGTACCCGGGCGGGCCGATCCGCAGCCAGTCGCACGGCGTCGGCTCGGCGATCGGTTTCGGCGCCGGACGGGCCCACCAGGTGCTGAACCTGTCCAAGGGGCCCGCGGCGAGTGTGCACGCGTACTCGCCGCCGCTGGTGCCCACGCGTGAGTACGCCAGCCTCGCCGACATCCCCGCGGAGATCCCGCCGCTGCCCGCCCACCGGTCACTGGCCGACCTGCGAAAGGAACCAGTCGAACCGTGAGCGCCATCGACGACATCCTTGCCGAAGCACGCGCGGGCCTCGAGCGCGCGGAGCCGTCGGAGTCCCTGCTGAACGACCCGAAGACGCTGATCGTGGACATCCGCCCGGCGCACAACCGCGCCGCGGAGGGTGAGATCCCCGGTTCGGTGGTGATCGAGCGGATCGTGCTGGAATGGCGGCTCGACCCGGCCGGTGACCACCGCATCGACGGTTTCGACGCCGACACCCGTGCCGTCGTGGTGTGCAACGAGGGTTATTCGTCCAGTCTCGCCGCGCGTGACCTGCGGGCTGTCGGGCTTCCCCGTGCCACGGATCTCGTGGGCGGCTTCCGCGGCTGGAAGGCGGCCGGGCTGCCCACGCGGCCGGGCGCGACCACGCCCATCACCTGATCACGTGAACCTCCGGTGGCCCTGCGCCCGGTTGCGCAGGTCACGTCCGGCGGTGTGCGCTTTGCGACCGGTCACGGTGACGCTCGCGCCTGCTTTCTTGCCATATCCGGCTAACCTCCGGCGGAACGGGAAACGTTGCCGAGGCCGCTGCCCCGATGGACACCCCAGAGGACATGGGGAACGGGCCGATGGGTGCGTAACGTCCGTCGAGTGCGGGTTGTTCGCTTCGGAACGTATCTGGCGATCTTGGTGGCCGTCGCCGCCATCGGGCAGTCGATCGTCGGCGTGCTGTCTGCCCTGGTGGGCATGGTCGTGACGGCGACCGTGGGCAGGCTCGGCCTGCTCGTCGGCACGCGGGCGCACAGCGTGGTCGCCGGGGTGGGGCCGAGGATCGCCGAGTGGCGGTCGGCCAGGCGCACGGTCGTCCTGCGAGCGTTCCCGCTGCCGATCGCGGTCGAGGTCGGGTCACGCAAGAAGCGGGCGACGGTGATGTCGGTCAGCGTCGCCGCGCTGGCTGTCGTGGTGTTCGCGCTGCTCACCGACTACTTCTGCGCGCTCGGCGGGCTGGCCGCGTTGATCAGCACGGCGTTGGTCGAGCGGCGGAAGGCCGAGACGCCCTGCGTGTTGCAGGTGGTCGAGCTGGTGCAGGCCGGTGAGCTCGACGCCGCCGAACGGCTCGTCAGCCAGCTGACCGTGGCGAATCCGACAGCGAGGACCATCCGGGCGTCCCGGGTGCTCGTGCTGGAAGCACGCGGGCGCTACGCCGAGGCGCTGGCGCTCGCGATCGGGATGTCCGAGGCCGAGGGGCAGGACGCGGCCGCCGCCATGGCGGCGGTCGCGGGCCTCACCGGCGCGGCCATCGAAGCCGGCCAGCTGGACGCCCACCAAGGACTCCCAGTCGCCGCACGAGCCCTCAACGAAGCCGTGGAGCTGGGCAAACCGAGCTACATGCTGGACGGTGTGCGCGCGTTGATCGCGCTGCTCGCCGGCGACCCGCAACTGGCCGTACGGCTCGCGCGCACGGCGTGCAAGAACAACGACGGTTCACTGGGCCGCGCCGACGACCTCGCCACGCTCGCGCGGGCGTACATGGCCGCCGGGGACAACTCGAAGGCCCGCGCGACGCTGGCGAAGGCCGAACGGCTGGTGCCGTGGTGGCCGCGGGTCGCGTTGACCCGCAGCCGCCTCGACCTCGCCCAGGCCTAGTGGCCCGTCTCGAAACACTAGTTGGCCAGGATGACCCGGCCCAGTTCGGCCGTGGACGAGAGCAGTTCGTGCTTGGGCAGGACGCGCACGGTGTAGCCCAGCGCTCCCGCGTGCGGCAGCGGCAACTCGGCGACGTACGTGCCGTCGCTGTCCGGCTTCATCGGCACCGTGACCACGTCGACCAGGTCGTCCGTGTCGCCGACCCGGCCGACGACCGCCTGGACCTCCACGTCCGCGGACTGCAGACCGGACAGCTCGACCGACGACCGCACCTGGACCCGCTCGCCGATCACCGGGGCCTTGCCGTCCGGCAGGGTCAGCTCGCTGTCGGTCACGCGGACGTGGTGCCAGGCCGCGTCGATCCGGCCCCGGTACGCCGCCAGGTCCTTGGCCTGCTGGAACCCGTCGCTCGCCGCCCGTGCCGCGGAGGTCGCCGCCGGTGCGTAGAACGACTCGACGTACTCGCGGACCATCCGGGTCGCCTGGACCTTCGGGCCCAGCGACGCCAGCGTGTGCCGCACGAGCTCCATCCACTTGGCGGGCACGCCGTCCCCGCCGCGGTCGTAGTACGTCGGCACGACCTGCGAGCCGAGCAGGTCGTACAACGCGGAGGCTTCGAGGTCGTCGCGGCGGACCGGGTCGGTGACGCCGTCGGCGGTCGGGATCGCCCAGCCGTTGCGGCCGTCGTAGAGCTCGTCCCACCAGCCGTCCCGGATGGACAGGTTGAGGCCGCCGTTGAGCGCGGCCTTCATGCCGGACGTGCCGCAGGCTTCCAGCGGGCGCATGGGGTTGTTCAGCCAGACGTCACAGCCCCAGTAGAGGTAGCGGGCCATCGACATGTCGTAGTCCGGCAGGAACACGATCCGGTGGCGGACTTCCGGGTCGTCGGCGAACCGGACGATCTGCTGGATCAGCGCCTTGCCGCCGTCGTCGGCCGGGTGCGACTTGCCCGCGACCACCAGCTGCACCGGCCGGTCGGGGTCGAGCAGCAGCGCCTTCAGCCGCGCGGGGTCGCGCAGCATCAGCGTGAGCCGCTTGTACGTGGGCACGCGGCGGGCGAATCCGACGGTCAGCACGTCCGGGTCGAACACGGACTCGGTCCACGACAGCTCCAGCGAGGACGCGCCGCGCTGCAGCCACGCCTCCCGCACCCGCCGCCGGATCTCGCGCACGAGGCGTTCCCGCAGCCCGCACCGCAGCTCCCAGAGCAGCGCGTCGGTGACCGGCTGGAACCCGGTCAGCCCGACCTCGCTGTCCACTTCGGACTCGCCGAGCAGCTTGGAGATCTCGCGGGCGGCCCACGTCGGGCCGTGCACGCCGTTGGTCACCGACTTGATCGGCACCTCGTGCGTGTCGAAGCCCGGCCACAGGCCGCCGAACATCGACCGGCTGACCTCGCCGTGCAGTTTGGAGACACCGTTGGCGCGCTGCGCGAGCCGCAGGCCCATGTGCGCCATGTTGAACATGCCGACGTTCTCCTCGGCGCCCAGCGCGAGGACGCGTTGCACGTCCAGCCCTGGCAACAAGTTGCCGCCGCCGAAGTAGTGCCGGACGAGGTCGACCGGGAACCGGTCGATCCCGGCGGGCACGGGCGTGTGCGTGGTGAACACGGTGCCCGCGCGGACCGCCGACAGGGCCTGGTCGAAGTCCAGGCCCTCGGCCGCCATCAGCTCGCGGACGCGTTCGAGGCCGAGGAAACCCGCGTGCCCCTCGTTGGTGTGGAAGACCTCGGGTTGCGGGTGCCCGGTCAGTTCGCAGTACGTCCGCACGGCGCGCACGCCGCCGACCCCGGCGAGGATCTCCTGGCGGATGCGGTGGTCCTGGTCGCCGCCGTACAGCCGGTCGGTGACGCCGCGCAGGTCGGCGTCGTTCTCTTCGACGTCCGAGTCGAGCAGCAGCAACGGCACGCGTCCGACGTTGGCCTTCCAGATCCGCGCGCGCAGCACGCGCCCGCCGGGCATGGAGACGTGCACGAGCAGCGGCACCCCGGACGGCTCGGTCAGCGGTTCGAGCGGCAGGCCGCGCGGGTCGACCACCGGGTAGTGCTCGACCTGCCAGCCCTCGGCCGACAGCGACTGGCGGAAGTAGCCGGAGCGGTAGAGCAGGCCGACACCGATCAGCGGCACGCCCATGTCGGACGCGGCCTTCATGTGGTCGCCGGCGAGGATGCCGAGGCCGCCGGAGTAGTTCGGCAACGCCTCGGTGACGCCGAACTCCATCGAGAAGTACGCGATCGACTTCGGCAGCCGCGGCGCCGACGGGTCACCGCCCGCGCGGTGGGTCAGCTCCTCCTGCCTGCGCTGGTACCAGCGGTCGCTGGTCATGTAGCGCCGCAGGTCGTCGGAGATCGCGCGGACGCGCATCATGAACTCCTCGTCGGCGGCGAGCTGCCGGAGCCGCTCGGCCGGCGCCTGTTCGAGCATCCGCAGCGGGTCGCCGCCCAGCTCCTCCCACGCTTTCGGGTCGACCGCTGCGAAGAGGTCCTGGGTGGGGGGATGCCAGGTCCAGCGCAGGTTGTTGGCCAGGATGCCCAGGTCGGCCAACGATTCCGGCAGACCGGCACGAACGGCGAATCGACGCACAGCTTTCACCCCGAGCACCATACTTACCGCCGGGCGTGATCTTGAAGACCGTTCCTCTGTGTACCGGGCCGACCTGGTCAGGGTGCCGTTTCAGGACAAATCGACCACGATCTTGCCCCGTACACCGCCCTGTTCGAGCGCGCGGTGCGCGGCGGCGACGTCCGACAGCGGGAACACGCGGTCGACGTGCGGGCGGATCTCCCCGGCAGTGACCCAGCGGCCGAGTTCCGCGAACAACGGCGCCTCCGGGTTGCCGCTGAAGGCCCGGAGCCAGCGGTCGCGCCGGATCGAGTTCGCCGCGATGTACCCCAACGAGCGAACGAGGTGGTCGAAGTCGAACGCGATCGTGACCATCCGGCCGTGCGGGGTGAGCAGACGGCGGAAGGCGGGCAGGCCGGTGCCGACCGTGTCGAGGATGACGTCGAACCGGCCGAGATCACCGGGCGCGCGGTAGTCGATCACCTCGTCGGCGCCGAGTTGCTTCGCCAGGTCCAGGTTGGCCGCGCTGGCCAGCCCGGTCACGTGCGCGCCCATTGCCTTGCCGAGTTGCACGGCGACGTATCCGACACCGCCGGTCGCTCCCCGCACGAGCAGCCGCTCGCCGGGCGCGAGCGCGGCTTTGTCCCGGAACGCGGTGATCGCCGTGGTCCCGGCGGGCAGTGCGGCGGCCTCGACCATGTCGAGGCCGGCGGGGAGGTGGTCGATCCGCCCGGGTGCGACTGCGACGTACTCGGCCGCTGTGCCCAACGACCGCCCGTTGCCGCCCCAGACCTTGTCACCCGCGGCGAACCGGCTCGTCCCCGGCTCGACGACCTCGCCGACCAGGTCGACGCCCATGCGCTGGGGAAACTTGGTGCCGGTGACCACACGCACCTTCCCGGCGCGCGCGGCGAGTTCGCCGGCGTTGAGCGACACCGCCCGCACCCGCACCAGCACCTCGTCGGGGCGTGGCCGCGGAATCGGCCCCGTGGCCACCGACAGCACTTCCGGCGGTCCATAACGGTCGAACGTGACGTAACGCATCGAAGTGGAAGCCATGCTCCAGTTCTACCCAGGAAACCGGACGGGGTCTTCCACTTCGCCTAAAGTGAGAGACGTGCCGACGACATTGCCTCCCTTGCGCACGGACGCGGCCGCCAACCGCGCCAAGATCCTCGACACGGCGCGAGCGGTCTTCGCGGCCGAGGGGCTCGACGTCCCGATGAGCGAGATCGCCCGCCGCGCGGGTCTCGGCGTCGCGACCCTGTACCGCCGGTTCCCCACCAAGGAGGACCTGGTCGCGGAGGCCTTCGCCGAACAGATGACCGAGTGCGCGGGGATGCTCGACGCCGCGCTCGCCGACCCCGACCCGTGGCGCGCGTTCTGCCGGGTGGTCCAGGAGGTCTGCGCGATGCAGGCACGCGACCGGGGCTTCGCCAAGGCGTTCGTCACGGCGTTTCCCCACGCGCCGGACTTCCGGGCGCAGCGCGAGCACGCCGAACGAGGACTGACCGAACTGGTGTCGCGCGCCCAGGAGGCCGGTGCGCTGCGCCGGGATTTCCACATGGCCGACGTGGCGCTCGTCCTCCAGGCCAACGGCGGGATCCGGGCGGGCACCCCCGAGGAGACGGCGCAAGCCTCCCGGCGGCTCGTGGCGTACCTGCTCCAGTCGTTCCGCGCGGACAGCGCGGCACCGCTGCCCCGGTCCGTCGCGATCCCGTTCGAGGCCGCCCTGCCCTGAAAACCAGTACGCGTTCGTCCAGGTGAGACGGTAGAAAACCAAGTCATGAAGCATTCGTCTCCCCAGTTCGCCGCGATCGCCGAGCGGAGCACGATCCTGCGCGTGCAGGTGGGCTCCGGGGTGCACGGCACGGCCATCCAGGGCCAGGACGACCGGGACGAGATGGGCATCTGCGTCGAGCCGCCCGAGTACGTCGTCGGCCTGGACAAGTTCGAGCAGTACATCTTCCGCACGCAGCCGGAGGGCCACCGGTCCGGTCCCGGTGATCTCGACCTGATCGTTTACTCGCTGCGCAAGTGGGTACGTCTGGCGTTGCAGGGCAACCCGACCGTCCTGCTGCCGCTGTTCGTCCCGGAGGCCGAGATCGTCGAGATCGACGACCTCGGCCGGGAACTGCGCGCGGAGCCGGAGATCGTGCTGTCGCGCCAGGCGGGCATGCGCTTCATCGGGTACCTGCGCTCGCAGCGGGCGGGCATGCTCGGCCACCGCAAGCACACGAACCGGCCGGAGCTGATCGAGAAATACGGCTTCGACGCCAAGTACGCGATGCACATGGTCCGGCTCGGTGTGCAGGGTGTCGAACTGCTGGAGACCGGCCGGATCACGCTGCCGATCCCCGAGCCGTGGCTGGCGTGGCTGCGCGATCTGCGGCAGGGCAAGCACACCAGGGATGAGGCGCTGGCCGCGGCCGACGAGCTGGAAGCGAAGCTGCAGAAGCTGATCACGACGTCGCCGTTGCCCGAACACCCCGACCGCGATCGTGCTAACGCGTGGTTAATCGGGGCTTACCGGCGGGTTTGGGACAACCCCATTACACGCTAAGGGCTCCGACACGGCAGACTAGAGGCAGAACCCCACACCTGAGGAGCGCCTCTGTGAGCGGTCGTCTCGGCATCGACAATGTCTCCCCGTCTGTCGACTGTGGCCGATACCCGGTCAAAGCCGTTGTCGGAGAACATGTTCCGATCCAGGCGACGGTGTGGCGGGAAGGCCACGACGCGGTTGCCGCGACCGTCGCGTGGCGCGGACCGACCGACACCGCCGCCCGGCAGACCCGGATGGTCCCGCACCCGACGGAGCCGGACGAGTTCGTCGCCGTCATCGTCCCCGACACCGAGGGGCTGTGGACCTACCGCGTCGACGCGTGGAGCGATCCGTGGTCGACGTGGAAGCACGCGGTCGAGGTGAAGGTCGGCGCCGCGCAGACGCCCGAGGAGCTGTGGAACGACCTGGAGAGCGGGGCCCGCTTGCTCGAGCGGGTTTCCCGCCGCCCCAACCGCAACGGCGAGAAGCGGTTGCTCACGTCCGCCGCGCAGGCCCTGCGTGACACGGACCGGCCGTTGCCCGCGCGGATCGCCGAGGCGCTGTCCGAGCCGGTGCACAAGATCATGACCAGTCACCCGGTCAGGGAACTGGTCACGCGCGGCAAGACGATCCGGGTGTGGGTCGACCGCAAGCGCGCCCTGTTCGGATCGTGGTACGAGTTCTTCCCCCGCTCGACCGGTGGCGTCGACGAGTCGGGCAAGCCGGTGCACGGCACGTTCGTCACGGCCGCGGCCGAGCTCGAGCGGGTCGCGTCGATGGGCTTCGACGTGGTCTACCTGCCGCCGATCCACCCGATTGGCAAGATCAACCGCAAAGGTCCGAACAACAGCGTCATCTCCGCACCGGAGGACGTCGGCTCGGTCTGGGCGATCGGCTCGGACGAGGGCGGCCACGACGCCGTCCACCCCGAGCTCGGCACGCTCGCGGACTTCAAGGACTTCGTGGCCCGCACCCACGAGCTGGGCATGGAGGTCGCGCTCGACCTGGCGTTGCAGTGCGCGCCAGACCACCCGTGGGTCAAGTCCCACCCGGAGTGGTTCACCACCCGCCCGGACGGCACGATCGCGTACGCCGAGAACCCGCCGAAGAAGTACCAGGACATCTACCCGCTGAACTTCGACAACGACCCGGCCGGGTTGTACTCCGAGGTCCTGCGCGTGGTGCAGCACTGGGTGGAGAGCGGGGTGCGGATCTTCCGGGTCGACAACCCGCACACCAAGCCACCGGACTTCTGGCACTGGCTGATCAGCCAGGTCAAGTCCACCCACCCGGACGTGCTGTTCCTGTCCGAGGCCTTCACCCGCCCGGCCCGGTTGTACGGGCTCGCGCGGCTCGGCTTCACCCAGTCGTACACGTACTTCACGTGGCGCACGGGCAAGCACGAGCTGATCGAGTTCGGGCAGG
This window contains:
- the glgX gene encoding glycogen debranching protein GlgX, giving the protein MPTSPREFPSLLAGRPFPLGAHPESGGVRFAVASSVAEAVEVCLISADGTERRVELAEHTFGIWHGIVPAVMHGQRYGYRVHGPFDPGRGIRCNPAKLLVDPYARRITGDVTRISDTLDYVGHLMDGVPSRVDSLGAVPLSMVTSLGGADTGRKPEVPFEETVIYELHVRGFTMQNPDVPEKQRGTYLGLAHPAVVEYLVRLGVTAVELLPVHAISSEPGLRDTGRSNYWGYSTLGFFAPHSGYASEPGREIEEFRTMVAALHAAGIEVILDVVYNHTCEGGAGGPSLSFRGLDAPAYYVLGPDGYDRDITGCGNTLDGGSPTVVRMVTDSLRYFAGDLGVDGFRFDLTSVLGRPHGGSFDPNAPLLTAIAADPLLSRCKLIAEPWDATGEGYRVGGFGPQWTEWNGRYRDTVRDFWRGAVGVRDLAYRLSGSSDLYALNRRRPWASINFITAHDGFTLRDMVSYNNKHNEANGEEGRDGTDDNRSWNCGAEGETDDKEIRALRARQARNLVATLLLSTGTPMLVAGDERWRTQGGNNNAYCLDDETSWVSWARGDDELDMNAFVRHAISLRVNAPALRQPHFFDGRPTRSGEPDLVWFRPDGCPMSDENWFDDGARSLGMWIDGSESLSRTRDGELVSDDSWLLVLHAGGEAMEFTLPSASYGDDFEPVLDTGSPDGKPAEPEPLEPGAKITVPARSLLLLRARR
- a CDS encoding DNA polymerase beta superfamily protein, encoding MKHSSPQFAAIAERSTILRVQVGSGVHGTAIQGQDDRDEMGICVEPPEYVVGLDKFEQYIFRTQPEGHRSGPGDLDLIVYSLRKWVRLALQGNPTVLLPLFVPEAEIVEIDDLGRELRAEPEIVLSRQAGMRFIGYLRSQRAGMLGHRKHTNRPELIEKYGFDAKYAMHMVRLGVQGVELLETGRITLPIPEPWLAWLRDLRQGKHTRDEALAAADELEAKLQKLITTSPLPEHPDRDRANAWLIGAYRRVWDNPITR
- the glgP gene encoding alpha-glucan family phosphorylase, whose protein sequence is MKAVRRFAVRAGLPESLADLGILANNLRWTWHPPTQDLFAAVDPKAWEELGGDPLRMLEQAPAERLRQLAADEEFMMRVRAISDDLRRYMTSDRWYQRRQEELTHRAGGDPSAPRLPKSIAYFSMEFGVTEALPNYSGGLGILAGDHMKAASDMGVPLIGVGLLYRSGYFRQSLSAEGWQVEHYPVVDPRGLPLEPLTEPSGVPLLVHVSMPGGRVLRARIWKANVGRVPLLLLDSDVEENDADLRGVTDRLYGGDQDHRIRQEILAGVGGVRAVRTYCELTGHPQPEVFHTNEGHAGFLGLERVRELMAAEGLDFDQALSAVRAGTVFTTHTPVPAGIDRFPVDLVRHYFGGGNLLPGLDVQRVLALGAEENVGMFNMAHMGLRLAQRANGVSKLHGEVSRSMFGGLWPGFDTHEVPIKSVTNGVHGPTWAAREISKLLGESEVDSEVGLTGFQPVTDALLWELRCGLRERLVREIRRRVREAWLQRGASSLELSWTESVFDPDVLTVGFARRVPTYKRLTLMLRDPARLKALLLDPDRPVQLVVAGKSHPADDGGKALIQQIVRFADDPEVRHRIVFLPDYDMSMARYLYWGCDVWLNNPMRPLEACGTSGMKAALNGGLNLSIRDGWWDELYDGRNGWAIPTADGVTDPVRRDDLEASALYDLLGSQVVPTYYDRGGDGVPAKWMELVRHTLASLGPKVQATRMVREYVESFYAPAATSAARAASDGFQQAKDLAAYRGRIDAAWHHVRVTDSELTLPDGKAPVIGERVQVRSSVELSGLQSADVEVQAVVGRVGDTDDLVDVVTVPMKPDSDGTYVAELPLPHAGALGYTVRVLPKHELLSSTAELGRVILAN
- a CDS encoding cysteine dioxygenase: MTASVTDLELHTQITDPLLPDLLHPERMLWTPRELCDLTSTVASELTTSLLGILDYVPEQRWWARLALTEGVELWLLSWLPGQQTEPHDHGGAAGSFTVLTGELAEFYRYPGGPIRSQSHGVGSAIGFGAGRAHQVLNLSKGPAASVHAYSPPLVPTREYASLADIPAEIPPLPAHRSLADLRKEPVEP
- a CDS encoding NAD(P)-dependent alcohol dehydrogenase is translated as MASTSMRYVTFDRYGPPEVLSVATGPIPRPRPDEVLVRVRAVSLNAGELAARAGKVRVVTGTKFPQRMGVDLVGEVVEPGTSRFAAGDKVWGGNGRSLGTAAEYVAVAPGRIDHLPAGLDMVEAAALPAGTTAITAFRDKAALAPGERLLVRGATGGVGYVAVQLGKAMGAHVTGLASAANLDLAKQLGADEVIDYRAPGDLGRFDVILDTVGTGLPAFRRLLTPHGRMVTIAFDFDHLVRSLGYIAANSIRRDRWLRAFSGNPEAPLFAELGRWVTAGEIRPHVDRVFPLSDVAAAHRALEQGGVRGKIVVDLS
- a CDS encoding rhodanese-like domain-containing protein, which gives rise to MSAIDDILAEARAGLERAEPSESLLNDPKTLIVDIRPAHNRAAEGEIPGSVVIERIVLEWRLDPAGDHRIDGFDADTRAVVVCNEGYSSSLAARDLRAVGLPRATDLVGGFRGWKAAGLPTRPGATTPIT
- a CDS encoding alpha-1,4-glucan--maltose-1-phosphate maltosyltransferase, which produces MSGRLGIDNVSPSVDCGRYPVKAVVGEHVPIQATVWREGHDAVAATVAWRGPTDTAARQTRMVPHPTEPDEFVAVIVPDTEGLWTYRVDAWSDPWSTWKHAVEVKVGAAQTPEELWNDLESGARLLERVSRRPNRNGEKRLLTSAAQALRDTDRPLPARIAEALSEPVHKIMTSHPVRELVTRGKTIRVWVDRKRALFGSWYEFFPRSTGGVDESGKPVHGTFVTAAAELERVASMGFDVVYLPPIHPIGKINRKGPNNSVISAPEDVGSVWAIGSDEGGHDAVHPELGTLADFKDFVARTHELGMEVALDLALQCAPDHPWVKSHPEWFTTRPDGTIAYAENPPKKYQDIYPLNFDNDPAGLYSEVLRVVQHWVESGVRIFRVDNPHTKPPDFWHWLISQVKSTHPDVLFLSEAFTRPARLYGLARLGFTQSYTYFTWRTGKHELIEFGQELVKHADEARPNLFVNTPDILHASLQEGGPGMFALRAALAATFAPTWGVYAGYELYEHEPVRQGSEEYLDSEKYQLRPRDWEKALVDGRSLEPWLRRLNTIRRAHPALQQLRTLHFHNADNDAVLAYSKVDPESGDTVLVVLSLDPFDTTEAMVWLDMPELGMRWHDRFTAHDEVTGQTWDWGQSNYVRLEPWNAVAHIISVQR
- a CDS encoding tetratricopeptide repeat protein, whose translation is MRVVRFGTYLAILVAVAAIGQSIVGVLSALVGMVVTATVGRLGLLVGTRAHSVVAGVGPRIAEWRSARRTVVLRAFPLPIAVEVGSRKKRATVMSVSVAALAVVVFALLTDYFCALGGLAALISTALVERRKAETPCVLQVVELVQAGELDAAERLVSQLTVANPTARTIRASRVLVLEARGRYAEALALAIGMSEAEGQDAAAAMAAVAGLTGAAIEAGQLDAHQGLPVAARALNEAVELGKPSYMLDGVRALIALLAGDPQLAVRLARTACKNNDGSLGRADDLATLARAYMAAGDNSKARATLAKAERLVPWWPRVALTRSRLDLAQA
- a CDS encoding TetR/AcrR family transcriptional regulator, with protein sequence MPTTLPPLRTDAAANRAKILDTARAVFAAEGLDVPMSEIARRAGLGVATLYRRFPTKEDLVAEAFAEQMTECAGMLDAALADPDPWRAFCRVVQEVCAMQARDRGFAKAFVTAFPHAPDFRAQREHAERGLTELVSRAQEAGALRRDFHMADVALVLQANGGIRAGTPEETAQASRRLVAYLLQSFRADSAAPLPRSVAIPFEAALP